Proteins from a single region of Lysinibacillus sp. JNUCC-52:
- the msrA gene encoding peptide-methionine (S)-S-oxide reductase MsrA — MAMKKATFAGGCFWCMVKPFDETPGIEAVVSGYTGGHVENPTYEQVCSETTGHVEAVQITFDDDIYSYEQLLATFWTLIDPTDAGGQFYDRGQSYTTAIFYHDEEQQELAERSKADLEASGKFDNPIAVKVLPASTFYAAEDYHQYYYKKNPMHYERYAVGSGRKAFQEQHWGHRK, encoded by the coding sequence ATGGCAATGAAAAAGGCAACATTTGCAGGCGGCTGTTTTTGGTGTATGGTTAAGCCATTCGATGAAACACCTGGCATTGAAGCTGTAGTTTCTGGTTACACAGGTGGACATGTGGAAAATCCAACATATGAACAAGTATGTTCGGAAACTACAGGTCATGTAGAAGCGGTTCAAATTACGTTTGATGATGATATTTATTCTTATGAGCAATTATTAGCTACATTTTGGACGTTAATTGATCCAACCGATGCAGGTGGACAATTTTATGATCGTGGACAATCCTACACTACTGCCATTTTTTATCATGATGAAGAACAACAAGAATTAGCGGAACGTTCGAAGGCTGATTTAGAGGCTTCAGGTAAATTTGATAATCCGATTGCAGTGAAAGTTTTACCTGCAAGTACATTTTATGCTGCTGAGGACTACCACCAATATTATTATAAAAAAAATCCAATGCATTATGAACGCTATGCAGTGGGATCTGGTCGAAAAGCATTTCAAGAACAACACTGGGGGCATAGAAAATGA
- the msrB gene encoding peptide-methionine (R)-S-oxide reductase MsrB encodes MNKEQRVKQLTDMQYYVTQENGTEPPFRNEYDQHFEEGIYVDIVSGKPLFSSHDKFNSGCGWPAFSKPIANEQVTEHFDTSHGMRRVEVRSKDADSHLGHVFPDGPAELGGLRYCINSASLRFIPKGDLEKEGYAEYLSLFK; translated from the coding sequence ATGAATAAAGAACAACGAGTAAAACAACTAACAGATATGCAGTACTATGTAACTCAGGAAAATGGCACGGAGCCACCATTCCGAAATGAATATGATCAACATTTTGAAGAAGGTATTTATGTAGATATTGTTTCGGGCAAGCCATTATTTAGCTCGCACGATAAATTCAACTCAGGCTGTGGTTGGCCCGCTTTCTCAAAACCGATTGCAAACGAACAAGTGACGGAGCACTTTGATACATCCCATGGGATGCGCCGTGTAGAAGTACGAAGCAAGGATGCGGACTCTCATTTAGGACATGTCTTTCCAGATGGCCCTGCAGAATTAGGTGGCCTACGCTATTGCATTAACTCTGCATCACTTCGTTTTATCCCTAAAGGTGATTTAGAAAAAGAAGGCTATGCGGAATATTTATCATTATTTAAGTAA
- a CDS encoding methyl-accepting chemotaxis protein has translation MKNKKKSSKPTRKRPSLLDSSFFNRKKAIDSNASRHNLPPTTEKRQRFYHLIRGKVLIIFSLLIFITASMGILSYNNITNLQQQMKDFTEKNVQEQLTVNQLAYEIARLTNLEQAYIITGNGSYSTSYKMKIDSINKKIAALQQKFADRQVELGHIQAIGQYYKNYLEYSKKVMTMRDELGLEQARKLMIEGTGETMKLHIDQNIEAINSVMDKSNKAKLNTLNKQVTLSNSTFLIISIIGLIAIIIFGFMLFKSLKNNTRAINHSILDIAQAGGDLTRRVHVRNNDEFSIIANSTNTLIISISNLIKRVSELADHVSSSSQELMTLADDNARTIQNIADASADIASDSENTINSMNSAQQKMSDLDHSMHQLNEQANAVQRASLAMQQAADEGSRSVQQSTLVMQSIEETIASTATTIEALGRKSANITSIIGTITAISEQTNLLALNAAIEAARAGEHGRGFAVVADEVRKLAEQSQTAAKEVTTIVTSIQDEVASIITQNHDGVTTVIRGVEVTNETNQSLSNILMHTKETTTIIATMVEKIAQTLDYSNAVANDFVHINAYAEQTASNTVMSAAAATQGSASMQEINAAATELAHQADSLRNVVGAFKI, from the coding sequence ATGAAAAACAAGAAAAAATCAAGTAAACCAACGAGAAAACGCCCGTCTCTCTTAGATTCTAGCTTTTTCAATAGAAAGAAAGCTATTGATTCTAACGCTAGTAGGCATAATCTCCCTCCTACTACAGAAAAACGACAACGTTTTTATCATTTAATTCGCGGCAAAGTACTTATAATTTTCTCTCTTCTTATTTTTATTACCGCCTCTATGGGTATATTGTCGTACAACAATATAACGAATCTTCAACAGCAAATGAAAGATTTTACTGAGAAGAATGTACAGGAGCAACTTACCGTTAATCAGCTAGCCTATGAAATTGCTAGATTAACCAACTTAGAACAAGCCTATATAATTACGGGAAATGGTAGTTATTCTACTTCATACAAAATGAAAATCGATTCTATCAATAAAAAAATAGCTGCTTTACAACAAAAATTTGCAGACCGCCAAGTTGAGCTTGGCCATATACAAGCAATCGGTCAATATTATAAAAATTACCTTGAGTACTCGAAAAAGGTCATGACGATGCGTGATGAGCTTGGTCTAGAACAAGCACGTAAGCTGATGATTGAAGGTACTGGCGAAACAATGAAATTGCATATTGATCAAAATATTGAAGCCATCAACAGTGTCATGGATAAATCCAACAAAGCTAAACTTAATACGTTGAATAAGCAGGTTACTTTGTCAAATAGTACTTTCTTAATTATTTCAATCATCGGTCTTATAGCAATCATTATTTTTGGCTTTATGCTATTTAAATCATTAAAAAACAATACGCGCGCGATTAACCACTCTATACTTGATATTGCCCAAGCTGGTGGTGATTTAACAAGGCGTGTCCATGTACGTAATAACGATGAATTTTCTATTATTGCTAACTCTACGAATACCCTTATCATTTCTATCTCAAACCTTATTAAACGTGTTAGCGAACTCGCTGATCACGTATCAAGTAGTAGCCAAGAGTTGATGACATTAGCGGATGATAATGCTCGTACAATTCAAAATATAGCGGATGCTAGTGCAGATATAGCGAGTGATAGTGAAAATACAATCAATAGTATGAATAGTGCACAACAAAAGATGAGTGATTTAGATCATTCCATGCATCAATTAAACGAGCAAGCGAATGCAGTTCAACGTGCATCACTTGCCATGCAACAAGCGGCAGATGAAGGTAGTCGTTCAGTTCAGCAATCTACACTAGTTATGCAATCTATTGAAGAAACGATAGCTTCTACTGCAACAACAATTGAAGCACTTGGTCGTAAATCAGCAAATATTACATCGATAATTGGTACTATTACAGCCATCTCAGAGCAAACAAATTTACTCGCATTGAATGCGGCAATTGAAGCTGCTCGTGCTGGAGAGCATGGTCGTGGCTTTGCTGTAGTAGCCGATGAAGTACGCAAACTCGCTGAGCAATCACAAACTGCTGCAAAAGAAGTAACAACAATTGTAACGTCCATACAAGATGAGGTGGCATCAATAATTACACAAAATCATGATGGTGTCACAACTGTTATACGAGGAGTCGAAGTGACAAATGAAACAAACCAGTCATTGTCTAATATTTTAATGCACACGAAAGAAACGACTACAATTATTGCGACAATGGTTGAAAAAATTGCGCAAACACTTGATTACAGTAATGCTGTAGCAAATGATTTCGTGCATATTAACGCTTATGCTGAACAAACCGCTTCCAATACGGTGATGTCAGCTGCAGCTGCTACACAAGGTTCTGCATCCATGCAGGAAATTAATGCAGCCGCTACGGAATTAGCTCATCAAGCAGATAGTTTACGCAATGTCGTCGGTGCATTCAAAATTTAA
- a CDS encoding YozE family protein, with protein sequence MKKSFYLYVLTFRGGDWSDAKVRFAEEVFHEHNFPKQSIDFDELSTYIETYATDNLKTDVFDELWDLYIEQGR encoded by the coding sequence ATGAAAAAGAGCTTTTATTTATATGTACTAACATTCCGTGGAGGAGACTGGTCGGATGCTAAAGTTCGCTTTGCTGAAGAAGTATTTCATGAACATAACTTCCCTAAACAAAGCATAGATTTTGATGAGCTATCTACATATATCGAAACATATGCAACAGATAACTTAAAAACAGATGTGTTTGATGAACTATGGGATTTATATATTGAACAAGGTCGATAA
- the deoD gene encoding purine-nucleoside phosphorylase, producing the protein MSIHINAKKGEIADTILLPGDPLRAKYIAETFLEDVTCYNEVRNMFGYTGTYKGKRISVQGTGMGVPSISIYATELMQEYDVQKLIRVGTCGAIQKDVKVRDVILAQGATTDSRMNQIIWGNNIDFAPIANFDLLLKAYNAGKEAGLSLQVGNIFTADLFYSDEHQNEKLAKYGVLAVEMESAALYTLAAKFGRQALSVLTVSDHIITGEVTTSEERQTTFNDMIVVALEAAIQE; encoded by the coding sequence ATGAGTATTCATATTAATGCAAAAAAAGGCGAAATCGCTGACACTATTTTACTTCCGGGAGATCCACTACGTGCAAAATACATTGCCGAAACATTTTTAGAAGATGTTACTTGCTATAACGAAGTGCGCAATATGTTTGGTTATACAGGTACGTATAAAGGTAAACGTATTTCTGTACAAGGTACTGGTATGGGTGTGCCTTCCATTTCTATTTATGCAACAGAGTTAATGCAAGAATATGATGTACAAAAATTAATTCGTGTAGGTACTTGTGGTGCAATTCAAAAAGATGTAAAAGTACGTGACGTTATTTTAGCTCAAGGTGCGACAACTGATTCTCGTATGAATCAAATCATTTGGGGCAACAACATTGACTTTGCACCGATCGCAAACTTCGACCTATTATTAAAAGCGTATAATGCTGGGAAAGAAGCAGGCTTAAGCCTTCAAGTTGGTAACATCTTCACAGCTGACCTGTTCTACTCAGATGAACACCAAAATGAAAAGCTAGCTAAATATGGTGTATTAGCAGTTGAAATGGAATCAGCAGCACTTTATACATTAGCAGCGAAATTTGGCCGTCAAGCTCTTTCTGTCTTAACAGTAAGCGACCACATCATTACAGGTGAAGTAACAACTTCTGAAGAACGTCAAACAACATTCAACGACATGATCGTTGTTGCTTTAGAAGCTGCTATTCAAGAGTAG
- a CDS encoding PucR family transcriptional regulator has translation MFITICDVLKMERFENVEVIAGHSGLSRRVENVYFMEVPDIYAYIDQNGLLLTTLYPVADKPALIQTLIPKLAEMNLAGIAIKPGRYVAEIPEIMVKQANELGIPLLKLPNDANLSTLANQVLTKFLDVKTSLLEFRNKMHQQLLELLLEGTDVNKFIHSIASLVNAPVLLLNNDFDYVGSSIQKGHEIIVHHKPTNSNSNKNTFSVQVGKDIYEKNDLFIQCIYASGNEYGFLVVLLDKEKNLTENMIIAIEQASFIIAFLFQTEETLLQKERNHLSSFVRDIIHNQYTSQTEMIEKAKVFRWNLQFPLVLLNIKTSEKESEKKLAIFHKMLDSGHIERAASKIVDVPIENCKILYINDSLVCFISLVSEIHVRQKLHNLGNMILFLFEKYGNLGVSISDTIHHFKQIKEYYDNSTLVFKVYKENLHKQSYVHFYSDIGLFRLFHYVENLFILEDFVNEKLGKVFEYDKKKNTNLLETLRYYIQNNTNMHKTAEDMFVHYNTMRYRINKLKELGIDGEDGFELTEIALAYQLHQYLQLKKG, from the coding sequence ATGTTTATTACTATATGTGATGTATTGAAGATGGAGAGGTTCGAAAACGTAGAAGTGATTGCTGGCCATTCTGGTTTGAGCCGCAGAGTAGAAAACGTGTATTTTATGGAAGTTCCTGATATTTATGCATATATCGATCAAAACGGATTACTGCTCACCACATTATATCCTGTTGCGGATAAACCAGCGCTTATTCAAACATTGATTCCGAAATTGGCTGAAATGAATCTTGCAGGTATTGCCATTAAGCCAGGAAGATATGTCGCTGAAATTCCAGAAATCATGGTGAAGCAAGCAAATGAACTTGGGATTCCATTGCTGAAACTCCCTAATGATGCAAACTTATCGACACTTGCCAATCAGGTACTAACAAAGTTTTTAGACGTAAAGACCTCACTTTTAGAATTCAGGAATAAGATGCATCAGCAATTGCTAGAGCTATTATTGGAAGGCACTGATGTAAACAAGTTCATTCATTCTATAGCTAGTCTTGTAAACGCACCTGTTCTGCTTCTTAACAATGATTTCGATTATGTTGGGTCGTCTATACAAAAAGGACACGAAATTATAGTTCATCACAAGCCAACTAATTCAAACTCGAACAAGAATACATTTTCTGTGCAAGTCGGTAAAGACATTTATGAAAAAAATGACCTTTTTATTCAGTGTATTTACGCTAGTGGTAATGAATATGGCTTTTTGGTCGTATTACTGGATAAAGAAAAAAATCTGACAGAAAATATGATTATCGCTATCGAGCAGGCATCTTTTATCATCGCTTTTTTATTTCAAACAGAGGAGACATTACTTCAAAAAGAAAGAAATCATTTAAGCAGTTTTGTCAGGGACATCATTCATAATCAATATACCTCCCAAACCGAAATGATTGAAAAAGCGAAGGTGTTTAGATGGAACTTGCAATTCCCCCTTGTTTTGCTAAACATTAAAACAAGTGAGAAAGAAAGCGAAAAGAAATTAGCTATATTTCACAAAATGCTTGATTCAGGCCATATTGAGAGAGCTGCTTCAAAAATTGTCGATGTGCCAATAGAAAATTGCAAGATATTATACATTAATGACTCTTTAGTATGTTTTATCAGTCTCGTTTCGGAAATACATGTTCGGCAAAAGCTTCATAATTTAGGGAATATGATTCTCTTTCTATTCGAGAAATACGGAAATCTTGGAGTCAGCATTTCCGATACAATTCACCATTTTAAACAAATAAAAGAGTACTACGATAATTCAACATTAGTATTTAAAGTGTATAAAGAAAATTTACATAAACAATCCTATGTGCATTTTTATAGTGATATCGGATTGTTCCGTCTTTTTCATTATGTTGAGAATCTTTTCATCTTGGAAGATTTCGTAAATGAAAAATTAGGTAAAGTGTTCGAATATGATAAAAAGAAGAATACTAATCTTTTAGAAACCCTTAGATACTATATACAAAACAATACAAATATGCATAAAACAGCAGAGGATATGTTTGTTCATTATAATACGATGCGCTATCGGATAAATAAGCTGAAAGAACTTGGAATAGACGGTGAGGACGGATTTGAATTAACAGAAATTGCATTGGCCTACCAATTGCATCAATACTTGCAACTGAAAAAAGGGTAA
- a CDS encoding XapX domain-containing protein: protein MRDYLLSLAGGLIVGILFSLVKLPLPAPPLVGIFGMVGIFLGGVLMDSLFKALKEKRKVST, encoded by the coding sequence ATGCGTGACTATCTTTTGTCTTTAGCAGGTGGTTTGATTGTAGGCATTTTATTTTCATTAGTTAAGTTGCCGTTACCTGCCCCTCCGTTAGTTGGAATATTTGGAATGGTAGGTATATTTTTAGGAGGTGTACTAATGGATTCTCTTTTCAAAGCTCTTAAAGAAAAGAGAAAGGTGAGTACATAA
- a CDS encoding XapX domain-containing protein — MLQIVLSLIGGLLVGILFKFIKLPVPAPPLIGIVGVIGIFLGAELVNAVLHLF, encoded by the coding sequence ATGTTGCAGATCGTTCTGTCTTTAATTGGAGGTTTACTAGTAGGCATATTATTCAAATTCATCAAGCTGCCAGTTCCAGCACCTCCTCTTATCGGAATTGTCGGGGTAATAGGAATCTTTCTTGGCGCAGAGTTAGTAAACGCTGTCCTTCATCTTTTCTAA
- a CDS encoding cysteine hydrolase family protein: protein MSKVYTIDAKPYSFEFELEKTALIIIDMQRDFCAPGGFGEKLGNDITLTRAIIPTTQTVLEVAREKGLMVIYTREGHRLDLSDCPPSKLKRGSKQGAGIGDEGPMGRILIRGEYGHDIVDELKPVEGEIVIDKPGKGAFYQTDLEVILKNKGITHLLVAGVTTHVCVQTTIREANDRGFECLLLEDCSAAFDPRDHEDSIHMINQQGGIFGWTASSQNLLASLGK from the coding sequence ATGAGTAAAGTATATACAATAGATGCGAAACCTTATAGTTTTGAATTTGAGTTAGAAAAAACTGCCCTAATTATCATTGATATGCAGCGTGACTTTTGTGCACCTGGCGGATTTGGCGAGAAGCTGGGGAATGATATTACGCTCACACGCGCCATCATTCCTACCACTCAGACAGTACTGGAAGTTGCACGTGAAAAAGGCTTGATGGTGATTTATACCCGCGAAGGGCATCGACTAGACTTATCGGATTGCCCGCCAAGCAAACTAAAACGTGGCAGCAAGCAAGGTGCAGGCATCGGTGATGAAGGCCCAATGGGAAGAATTCTTATCCGAGGTGAATATGGTCATGATATTGTCGATGAGCTAAAGCCAGTTGAAGGCGAGATTGTTATTGACAAACCTGGGAAAGGCGCTTTCTATCAAACAGACCTTGAAGTGATTTTGAAAAATAAAGGCATTACACATTTGCTTGTTGCTGGCGTAACGACACATGTCTGTGTGCAAACAACAATTCGTGAAGCGAATGACCGTGGATTTGAATGCTTACTGCTCGAAGATTGCTCTGCGGCATTTGATCCAAGAGACCATGAAGATTCCATACATATGATCAACCAGCAAGGTGGCATCTTTGGATGGACAGCATCTTCTCAGAATCTGCTTGCTTCACTAGGTAAATAA
- a CDS encoding DUF2877 domain-containing protein: protein MVRTNTCKINQMDSRLLEWLRHQPIGEQIGTIHSIFDKVVNFITNDGTLLFSLAKNEVIQSPGMMKTLENDLFSEMCSTLKSTKEIYLVDYNLLKISEWQLDFSNAALWSRGIKPRWQAKQEPTCYHLSLLNHFILNNGATAGIFPAWKSFTYPDWEVPTATQKDFYFSSFLEGLNQLNQEIKADKLDTFLLKFAGLGIGLTPAGDDFLTGLLATWKYFEAPLYKKVESCSAEWLQKLKGRTTTVSYFMLKQCLEGQLNEALLDVLDNMDSNPIPHLQRVLKIGSTSGTDMLTGVSMAYQQLIDHKEEIHNGI from the coding sequence ATGGTCAGAACAAATACATGTAAAATCAATCAGATGGACAGCCGTCTGCTTGAATGGTTACGCCACCAACCGATTGGCGAACAAATCGGAACAATCCACAGTATTTTTGATAAGGTGGTCAATTTCATAACCAATGACGGCACTTTGCTATTTTCTTTGGCAAAGAATGAGGTGATTCAATCACCAGGAATGATGAAAACCTTAGAAAATGATCTTTTTTCTGAGATGTGTTCAACTTTAAAGTCGACTAAAGAAATTTATTTAGTAGATTATAATCTTTTGAAAATTAGCGAATGGCAATTGGATTTTTCAAATGCGGCGCTTTGGAGCAGAGGTATTAAGCCGCGCTGGCAAGCTAAGCAAGAGCCAACTTGTTACCACTTGTCGCTATTGAACCATTTCATACTAAACAACGGAGCAACGGCAGGGATTTTTCCAGCATGGAAAAGTTTCACTTATCCAGATTGGGAAGTTCCTACTGCCACACAGAAGGATTTCTACTTTTCCTCTTTTTTGGAGGGGTTAAATCAGCTGAATCAGGAAATAAAGGCAGATAAGCTCGATACGTTTTTATTAAAGTTTGCGGGTCTTGGGATCGGGCTGACACCAGCAGGCGATGATTTTCTAACAGGGCTGCTGGCAACTTGGAAGTATTTTGAAGCCCCTCTTTATAAGAAAGTTGAAAGCTGTAGCGCCGAGTGGCTACAGAAGTTGAAAGGAAGAACAACCACTGTAAGCTATTTTATGTTAAAGCAATGCTTGGAGGGGCAGCTTAATGAAGCCTTGCTTGATGTATTGGACAACATGGATAGTAATCCAATTCCTCATTTACAAAGAGTGTTAAAAATTGGATCTACCTCTGGAACGGATATGTTGACTGGTGTCAGCATGGCATACCAACAGCTTATAGACCATAAGGAGGAAATACATAATGGCATCTAA
- the fdrA gene encoding acyl-CoA synthetase FdrA — protein MASKVLIERNAYHDSVTLMSLSSKMNNIEGVEQAVISMATQMNKELLANIGLLTDEAKVATANDLIIALITDTDERAEEVMELIYTELTAKKEKKGKENNQTAKTINSALHLMPRANMAIISVPGKYAAREANQALKKGMHVMLFSDNVSIEDEKVLKETGRDNGLFVMGPDCGTAIINRSGLCFANKVSEGGIGLVAASGTGLQEVTVQIDRLGFGITQAIGTGGRDLHESIGGIMMLQGLKALENDENTKVITLISKPPAPSVQDKILTAVKKCKKPVVVCFLDGDAKAVEAAGATFSPTLIDAARKSVKILDPQAVIETEITDGVQRWITAEKAKLKESQQDIRGLFCGGTLTAEALSIIRSTGKTVKSNIAKKVEEKLSDITYSVGHTLLDMGDDEFTNGKPHPMIEPSLRNERILQEAKDPKTAVLLLDFELGFGAHDDPVGVTLDTIKLARDEAAQAGRYLPIVAYICGTFKDKQDYQQQQKKLQSVGVYVADSNEMATRIAAMLVQKEVN, from the coding sequence ATGGCATCTAAAGTATTGATAGAAAGGAACGCCTATCATGATTCGGTAACGCTAATGTCACTGTCCAGCAAAATGAATAATATCGAAGGTGTCGAACAAGCAGTTATCTCGATGGCGACCCAAATGAACAAAGAATTGCTGGCAAACATTGGACTGCTGACAGATGAGGCAAAAGTAGCAACAGCAAATGATTTGATTATTGCTTTGATTACAGATACAGATGAGCGTGCAGAGGAAGTAATGGAGCTTATCTATACGGAATTAACAGCTAAGAAGGAAAAGAAAGGAAAAGAAAATAATCAAACAGCGAAAACTATAAATTCAGCATTGCATCTTATGCCCAGAGCTAATATGGCAATTATCTCTGTTCCTGGGAAATATGCTGCACGCGAAGCGAATCAAGCCTTAAAGAAAGGCATGCACGTCATGCTGTTCAGTGACAATGTTAGTATCGAAGATGAAAAAGTGTTGAAGGAAACAGGTAGAGACAATGGGTTATTTGTCATGGGACCAGATTGCGGTACAGCAATTATTAATCGCAGCGGACTTTGCTTTGCGAATAAAGTAAGCGAAGGAGGCATTGGTTTAGTCGCTGCTTCTGGTACTGGGCTACAAGAAGTGACAGTGCAAATCGACCGCCTCGGGTTTGGCATTACACAAGCGATTGGCACAGGTGGTCGCGATCTCCATGAATCAATCGGCGGTATTATGATGCTTCAAGGGCTTAAAGCATTGGAAAACGATGAGAATACGAAGGTCATCACATTAATTTCAAAGCCGCCTGCCCCAAGTGTTCAGGATAAAATTCTTACAGCAGTGAAAAAATGTAAAAAACCAGTAGTAGTCTGCTTCCTGGATGGAGATGCAAAAGCAGTAGAGGCAGCAGGAGCAACTTTTTCACCAACATTAATTGATGCTGCTCGCAAGTCTGTTAAAATACTTGATCCACAAGCAGTAATTGAAACGGAAATTACGGATGGTGTGCAAAGATGGATCACAGCAGAAAAAGCAAAATTAAAGGAATCCCAACAGGACATTCGCGGATTATTTTGCGGCGGTACGCTGACGGCAGAAGCATTGTCCATTATCCGATCTACAGGAAAAACTGTCAAAAGCAATATAGCAAAGAAAGTGGAAGAGAAACTTAGCGATATTACCTATAGTGTAGGCCATACGTTGCTGGATATGGGAGATGACGAATTTACAAATGGTAAACCTCATCCGATGATAGAGCCCTCACTTAGAAATGAACGAATTCTTCAAGAAGCAAAAGACCCAAAAACGGCTGTCTTATTATTGGACTTTGAATTGGGATTTGGTGCTCATGATGATCCAGTAGGTGTGACGCTAGATACGATTAAATTAGCAAGGGATGAGGCCGCACAGGCAGGAAGGTACTTGCCGATCGTTGCCTATATTTGCGGAACTTTCAAAGATAAGCAAGATTATCAGCAGCAGCAAAAAAAACTTCAATCTGTTGGTGTTTATGTGGCTGACAGCAATGAAATGGCAACGAGAATTGCAGCAATGCTTGTGCAAAAGGAGGTCAATTAA
- a CDS encoding DUF1116 domain-containing protein — protein MSTLNELFNQPLRVMNIGTSKFKEDLDLQGIETIQVDWQPPAGGNIQLLKALDFFQDNERVEKANQEAIQRIKDAHPFLIDIERAIDVIPSMHSKKILHSGPPIAWENMAGPMQGAIIGALIFEGMAANAEEARALINAGEIEFGSCNEHSTVGPMAGIVSPSMPVHVIENRTHGNRAYCSINEGLGKVLRFGAFSSEVIDRLKWLRDIFAPALKKVLVLTGGIDLKSITAQALHMGDECHNRNKAATSLFYREVADYFMQIDIETDTLREVLRFIQNNEHYFLNLSMPACKAALDAGQGVPYSTVVTTMARNGVEFGICISGLGKTEWFTAPANYIKGLFFPGYSEEEATRDLGDSAITETMGIGGFAMGGSPAIVQFVGGEVKDAIQYSEQMYEITVSENSNYSIPTLNFRGAAFGIDIKKVIETNILPVINTGIAHKVAGIGQIGAGIVHPPMACFEKGLLRFYEVYGEGAVNE, from the coding sequence TTGAGTACGCTAAATGAGCTTTTTAATCAGCCATTACGTGTGATGAACATCGGAACGTCCAAATTTAAAGAAGATTTAGACCTGCAGGGCATCGAAACAATTCAAGTGGACTGGCAGCCCCCAGCAGGAGGCAATATTCAACTACTCAAAGCATTAGATTTCTTTCAGGACAATGAAAGAGTAGAAAAGGCAAACCAGGAAGCCATTCAACGCATTAAGGATGCCCATCCTTTCTTAATCGATATTGAGCGGGCTATCGATGTCATTCCAAGTATGCACAGCAAAAAAATACTGCACTCTGGACCTCCAATCGCCTGGGAAAACATGGCTGGTCCAATGCAAGGTGCAATTATCGGAGCGCTCATTTTCGAAGGAATGGCAGCGAACGCGGAAGAAGCGAGAGCATTAATTAATGCTGGAGAAATAGAATTTGGCTCATGCAATGAGCATTCAACAGTTGGGCCGATGGCGGGCATCGTCTCACCATCCATGCCAGTACATGTCATTGAAAACAGAACACATGGAAATAGAGCCTATTGTTCGATTAATGAAGGTCTAGGCAAAGTATTGCGTTTTGGTGCTTTTTCCAGCGAAGTAATTGATCGGCTAAAGTGGCTGCGCGATATTTTTGCCCCTGCATTGAAAAAGGTTCTTGTGCTAACAGGTGGTATTGATTTGAAATCCATTACTGCACAAGCGCTTCATATGGGGGATGAATGCCATAATCGCAATAAGGCGGCAACAAGCCTTTTCTACCGAGAGGTTGCTGATTATTTCATGCAGATCGATATCGAGACTGACACATTACGAGAGGTCTTGCGTTTTATCCAAAACAATGAACACTATTTCTTAAACTTGTCCATGCCAGCATGTAAAGCGGCACTTGATGCAGGGCAGGGTGTTCCATATTCCACTGTTGTCACGACAATGGCAAGAAACGGTGTGGAATTTGGCATTTGCATTAGTGGGCTAGGAAAAACAGAATGGTTTACAGCACCCGCAAACTACATTAAAGGTTTATTTTTCCCAGGGTATTCAGAGGAGGAGGCTACGCGGGATTTAGGAGATAGTGCCATTACAGAAACGATGGGAATTGGCGGATTTGCGATGGGCGGTTCCCCGGCGATTGTTCAATTTGTTGGAGGCGAGGTAAAAGACGCCATTCAATATAGCGAGCAAATGTATGAAATTACGGTAAGTGAAAATAGCAATTATTCCATTCCCACTTTAAACTTTCGCGGAGCTGCTTTTGGAATTGATATTAAAAAAGTAATTGAAACAAACATTCTTCCAGTCATTAATACAGGTATAGCACATAAAGTAGCTGGAATCGGGCAAATTGGTGCGGGTATCGTCCATCCTCCTATGGCATGCTTCGAAAAAGGTCTCCTTCGTTTCTATGAAGTTTATGGAGAGGGTGCTGTAAATGAGTAG